One genomic region from Longimicrobiales bacterium encodes:
- the uvrA gene encoding excinuclease ABC subunit UvrA, producing the protein MKSTITIRNARQHNLKGVDLDIPRRSLVVMTGPSGSGKSSLAFDTLYAEGQRRYVESLSTYAKQFLDRMEKPSVDMIDGLSPAVAIEQKNPTKTSRSTVGTATEAYDFMRLLWARAGRTHCPECDRHIIPDTVQSATDAVLRLPQGTRLLVTFPLPRSARITHETVLENLRALGFLRVVANGELLDLDDPVMETAPPVDLAAAGELLIVADRLIMRDDMRERVADSLGTAFHEGDGEAVVVTQPDGERLLFSERFHCPDHPDVKFLDPTPRLFSFNNPYGSCPTCTGFGATLEYDAALIVPNAARSLKEGAVDPWEKPRYKRYRTKLLAFAKDKGVSTTESWSDLPKAFRDEVIRGKRRGFQGVIPFLKSREKKRYKQYIRVFLRQYQSALECADCRGSRLRVEALHVRVGGMDIGTASRLPIQRLRAWLSDLSDGGTAEPLTPQERGIAGPIARELGARLSFLDDVGLGYLSLDRQARTLSGGEAQRIALANSLGSHLMDTLYVLDEPTIGLHPRDTDRLLALLAALRDRGNSVIVVEHDPAAIAAADHVIELGPGSGEKGGTIVFEGSYRELAEADTATGRYVSGREPALPVSRRKPTRNWLRLKGARQHNVKSVDIDVPLGEMTVVTGVSGSGKSTLVHDVLYRALEARLADGDTSAKRHLGEVVGHYDDLEGLTTIDAVVLVDQAPIGKSHRSNPVTYIKAFDQVRNIFAEQPLAKQRGYGPGHFSFNVKGGRCEACQGEGVVQIEMVFLADVFLPCDMCGGARYRRETLDVKYKGLDIRQVLDLTIDEAIRFFIREDRLGQMLWQLQQVG; encoded by the coding sequence GTGAAGTCCACAATTACCATCCGCAATGCGCGGCAGCACAATCTGAAGGGCGTCGACCTCGACATCCCGCGACGCTCGCTCGTTGTCATGACGGGTCCGAGCGGCTCGGGCAAATCGTCGCTCGCCTTCGATACGCTCTACGCCGAAGGGCAGCGTCGCTACGTCGAATCCCTGTCGACCTACGCGAAGCAGTTCCTCGACCGCATGGAGAAGCCGTCCGTCGACATGATCGACGGGCTGAGCCCGGCCGTGGCCATCGAGCAGAAGAACCCGACGAAAACCAGCCGCTCGACGGTCGGTACCGCGACGGAGGCGTACGACTTCATGCGCCTGCTCTGGGCGCGCGCGGGTCGCACACACTGCCCCGAGTGCGATCGCCATATCATACCGGACACCGTGCAGTCCGCGACGGATGCGGTGTTACGCCTGCCGCAGGGCACGCGGCTGCTCGTCACGTTCCCGCTCCCGCGCAGCGCCCGTATCACGCACGAGACTGTGCTCGAGAACCTGCGCGCGCTCGGATTCCTGCGCGTCGTCGCCAACGGCGAGCTGCTCGATCTCGACGACCCGGTGATGGAGACCGCGCCGCCGGTCGACCTGGCCGCGGCGGGCGAGCTGCTCATTGTCGCCGACCGCCTGATCATGCGCGACGACATGCGCGAACGCGTGGCCGACTCGCTCGGCACCGCGTTCCACGAGGGCGATGGCGAAGCAGTGGTGGTGACGCAGCCGGACGGTGAGCGGCTGCTGTTCTCGGAGCGCTTCCACTGTCCGGATCACCCGGACGTGAAGTTTCTGGATCCGACGCCGCGCCTGTTCTCGTTCAACAACCCGTACGGCTCGTGTCCGACGTGCACCGGTTTCGGTGCGACGCTCGAGTACGATGCGGCGCTGATCGTGCCGAACGCTGCGCGGTCCCTGAAGGAGGGCGCGGTCGATCCGTGGGAGAAGCCGCGCTACAAGCGCTATCGCACGAAGCTGCTGGCGTTCGCGAAGGACAAGGGCGTCTCGACCACCGAGTCCTGGTCCGACCTGCCGAAGGCGTTCCGCGATGAGGTGATCAGAGGAAAGCGCCGTGGCTTCCAGGGCGTGATCCCGTTCCTGAAGTCGCGCGAGAAGAAGCGCTACAAGCAATACATCCGCGTGTTCCTGCGGCAGTACCAGAGCGCGCTCGAGTGCGCCGACTGCCGCGGCTCGCGGCTGCGCGTGGAGGCGCTGCACGTGCGCGTCGGCGGCATGGACATCGGCACGGCATCGCGTCTGCCCATCCAGCGCCTGCGCGCCTGGCTGAGCGATCTGAGCGATGGCGGCACCGCGGAGCCGCTGACTCCGCAGGAGCGTGGCATTGCGGGTCCCATCGCACGGGAGCTGGGTGCCCGGCTGTCGTTCCTGGACGATGTCGGGCTCGGCTATCTGTCGCTCGACCGGCAGGCCCGCACGCTCTCGGGCGGTGAGGCGCAGCGGATCGCACTCGCGAATTCGCTCGGATCCCATCTGATGGATACATTGTATGTCCTCGATGAGCCGACCATCGGGCTGCACCCGCGCGATACCGACCGATTGCTCGCACTCCTTGCCGCGCTCCGTGACCGCGGCAACAGCGTCATCGTGGTGGAACACGACCCCGCGGCGATCGCTGCGGCCGATCACGTCATCGAGCTGGGGCCCGGCAGCGGTGAGAAGGGCGGCACCATCGTCTTCGAGGGCAGCTACCGGGAGCTTGCTGAGGCGGATACCGCAACGGGCCGGTACGTATCCGGCCGCGAGCCCGCGCTGCCGGTATCGCGACGGAAGCCCACGCGCAACTGGCTGCGCCTCAAGGGTGCGCGTCAGCACAACGTGAAGAGCGTCGACATCGACGTCCCTCTCGGCGAGATGACCGTCGTAACGGGCGTCAGCGGTTCGGGCAAGAGCACGCTCGTGCACGACGTCCTGTATCGTGCGCTCGAGGCGCGGCTCGCGGATGGCGATACGTCCGCGAAGCGGCACCTGGGCGAGGTCGTGGGCCATTACGATGACCTCGAGGGACTCACGACGATCGATGCGGTCGTTCTCGTGGACCAGGCACCGATCGGCAAGTCGCACCGGTCCAACCCGGTGACGTACATCAAGGCGTTCGACCAGGTCCGCAACATCTTCGCGGAGCAGCCGCTCGCGAAGCAGCGCGGGTATGGACCGGGCCACTTTTCGTTCAACGTGAAGGGCGGCCGGTGCGAGGCGTGTCAGGGCGAAGGCGTCGTCCAGATCGAGATGGTGTTTCTGGCCGACGTCTTCCTGCCGTGCGACATGTGCGGCGGCGCGCGTTACAGGCGCGAGACGCTCGACGTGAAGTACAAGGGTCTCGACATCAGGCAGGTGCTGGACCTCACGATCGACGAGGCGATCCGCTTCTTCATTCGCGAGGACCGTCTCGGCCAGATGCTGTGGCAGCTGCAGCAGGTCGGC
- a CDS encoding sensor histidine kinase codes for MRLADFILSNREPILAEWIAFARTCEPASTSMDLEALRDHADEMLTVIAADLKTPQGQEEQSEKSMGQGEPEDPAVTTAAEAHGADRADSGFTVEQMASEYRALRASVIRLWTKQKGALVPEDVEDLTRFNEAIDQALAESITQFSQDLQQSKEIFLAILGHDLRTPLGAIYTSATFMLDLKELKEPHLTLTQRIARSAARTTQMVGDLLDFTRSRLGGGIPVVRARMNLGRVVRDVVDEVSGAYPDRTITVDTRKDETGEWDEARVSQAIGNLIGNAVQHSAPGTTVDVDVQGDAKCVSIAIHNRGATIAPGQLNGIFNPMKAKEWPRSTSASGPVGNLGLGLYIAERIVSAHDGRIEVKSSDDEGTTFTVYLPRHGSRKLEKEQRAGM; via the coding sequence ATGCGACTCGCCGATTTCATACTGAGCAACCGGGAGCCGATCCTGGCGGAGTGGATCGCGTTTGCCCGGACGTGTGAGCCGGCGAGCACGAGCATGGACCTCGAGGCGCTGCGGGATCATGCCGATGAGATGCTGACCGTGATTGCCGCGGACCTGAAGACGCCGCAGGGGCAGGAGGAGCAATCCGAGAAGTCCATGGGGCAGGGCGAGCCGGAAGATCCGGCAGTTACCACGGCCGCAGAGGCCCACGGTGCCGACCGCGCGGACAGCGGGTTCACGGTGGAGCAGATGGCATCGGAGTACCGGGCCCTGCGCGCCAGCGTGATCCGGCTCTGGACGAAGCAGAAGGGGGCGCTCGTGCCCGAGGACGTGGAGGACCTGACGCGCTTCAACGAGGCCATCGACCAGGCGCTCGCGGAGTCGATCACCCAGTTCAGCCAGGACCTCCAGCAGTCCAAGGAGATCTTCCTGGCCATCCTGGGCCATGATCTGCGCACCCCGCTCGGCGCCATCTACACGTCGGCCACGTTCATGCTCGACCTGAAGGAGCTCAAGGAACCGCATCTGACGCTGACACAGCGCATCGCGCGCAGCGCCGCACGCACCACGCAGATGGTCGGGGACCTGCTGGACTTCACGCGCAGCCGCCTCGGCGGCGGAATCCCCGTGGTACGGGCGCGGATGAACCTGGGCAGGGTCGTCCGTGACGTGGTCGATGAAGTATCCGGCGCCTACCCGGATCGCACCATTACCGTGGATACGCGGAAAGACGAGACCGGCGAGTGGGACGAGGCACGGGTCAGCCAGGCGATCGGCAATCTGATCGGCAACGCCGTGCAGCACAGCGCGCCGGGGACCACCGTCGACGTGGACGTGCAGGGGGATGCGAAGTGCGTGTCCATTGCGATCCACAACCGCGGTGCGACGATAGCGCCCGGACAGCTGAACGGCATCTTCAACCCCATGAAGGCGAAGGAGTGGCCGCGCAGCACCTCGGCGAGCGGACCCGTCGGCAATCTCGGTCTGGGCCTCTACATCGCCGAGCGCATCGTCTCTGCGCACGACGGCCGGATCGAGGTGAAGTCCTCCGATGACGAAGGCACCACGTTCACGGTCTATCTGCCCCGGCATGGGAGCCGGAAGCTTGAAAAGGAGCAGCGCGCAGGAATGTAG
- a CDS encoding aminotransferase class V-fold PLP-dependent enzyme, which yields MTFDPAPWRMDTPAAVGGRIHLNNAGAALMPRPVIAAVTSHLQLEVQLGGYEAADAAQADIAAAYDDVARLVGGAARNIAMVDNATVAFAQALSAFDFQQGDVIVTTRNDYISNQLMYLSLGERLGVEVVRADDLPEGGVDPQSVRELVRARRPRLVAATWIPTNSGLVQPVADVGAVCVEEDVPYLIDACQAVGQLEIDVATLQCDFLAATARKFLRGPRGAGFLYVSDRMLERHAAPLLIDMRGARWTQAEDWELVDDASRFENWEFAYALVLGLGAAARYALDVGVREAGAYAAALAQRVRDGLADVPAARVLDRGARLAAIATVELSNISPDDAVQALREQAINTSAIHRGSAVIDMDAKGAMGALRISPHYYNTVREIDTALSAIEALD from the coding sequence ATGACCTTCGATCCCGCGCCCTGGCGCATGGATACGCCCGCCGCCGTTGGCGGACGCATCCACCTGAACAACGCCGGCGCCGCGCTCATGCCGCGGCCGGTGATCGCCGCCGTCACCAGCCACCTCCAGCTGGAAGTGCAGCTCGGCGGTTACGAGGCCGCGGATGCCGCGCAGGCCGACATTGCGGCGGCCTACGATGACGTCGCACGTCTGGTCGGCGGCGCGGCGCGCAACATCGCGATGGTCGACAACGCCACCGTCGCGTTCGCACAGGCGCTCTCTGCGTTCGACTTTCAGCAGGGTGACGTCATCGTCACGACGCGCAACGACTACATCTCCAACCAGCTCATGTACCTGTCGCTCGGCGAACGGCTCGGCGTCGAGGTCGTGCGTGCGGACGACCTGCCGGAGGGCGGCGTGGATCCGCAGTCGGTACGCGAGCTGGTGCGCGCGCGCAGGCCCCGGCTCGTCGCCGCGACATGGATACCGACGAATTCCGGGCTCGTCCAGCCCGTCGCCGATGTCGGCGCCGTCTGCGTGGAGGAGGATGTCCCCTACCTCATCGACGCATGCCAGGCGGTGGGTCAGCTCGAGATCGACGTGGCCACGCTCCAGTGCGACTTTCTCGCCGCCACCGCGCGCAAGTTCCTGCGCGGCCCGCGCGGTGCCGGGTTCCTGTACGTGTCGGACCGCATGCTCGAGCGGCACGCGGCGCCGCTGCTGATCGACATGCGCGGCGCGCGCTGGACGCAGGCGGAGGACTGGGAGCTCGTGGATGATGCGTCACGCTTCGAGAACTGGGAATTCGCGTACGCCCTCGTGCTGGGGCTGGGTGCAGCGGCACGCTACGCACTCGATGTCGGCGTGCGTGAAGCCGGGGCCTATGCCGCGGCCCTCGCGCAGCGCGTACGGGACGGCCTCGCGGACGTGCCCGCCGCCCGCGTCCTCGACCGGGGCGCCCGGCTGGCCGCCATCGCTACCGTCGAGCTGTCGAACATCAGCCCCGACGACGCGGTGCAGGCGCTGCGCGAGCAGGCCATCAACACCAGCGCCATTCATCGCGGCAGCGCGGTGATCGACATGGACGCGAAGGGTGCGATGGGCGCACTACGCATCTCACCGCACTACTACAACACCGTGCGCGAGATCGACACGGCGCTCAGCGCGATCGAGGCCCTCGACTGA
- a CDS encoding alpha/beta fold hydrolase, with the protein MNGKEERNGFHVRPFRPAAWLPGPHAQTIAGRLLRRPAAPRFERERVDLPDGDFVDLDHVVPESLNDDAPVVLLMHGLEGSARRGYAINTYRELARRGIRALGLNFRSCSGEPNRNARFYHSGDTADIEYVLRLLAARYPDVPRGAIGFSLGGNAMLKLLGELGPDATSLVSAAAAVSVPYDLGAGADWLDQSRIGRFYTARFIASLVAKAEAKAAQLDGICDIDRIRASRSFRDFDDAATAPIHGFADATDYYTRSSSLHYLPAIRVPTLLLHAADDPFLPTSHFPHAQVGANPHLTAVVTEEGGHVGFIEGAPWRPRYWAEEQAAAFLAVRLGEHTAAGSQASEPDASR; encoded by the coding sequence ATGAATGGAAAGGAGGAGCGGAACGGATTCCATGTGCGGCCGTTCCGCCCCGCCGCGTGGCTGCCGGGCCCGCATGCACAGACGATCGCAGGACGGCTGCTGCGCCGGCCGGCCGCGCCGCGTTTCGAACGCGAGCGGGTCGACCTGCCGGACGGCGACTTCGTGGATCTCGACCACGTCGTGCCGGAGTCGCTGAACGACGATGCGCCCGTCGTGCTGCTCATGCACGGACTGGAGGGCTCCGCGCGTCGCGGCTACGCGATCAATACCTATCGCGAGCTCGCGCGCCGCGGCATACGCGCGCTCGGGCTGAACTTCCGCTCGTGCAGCGGTGAGCCCAACCGCAATGCGCGCTTCTATCACTCCGGCGACACGGCCGACATCGAGTACGTGCTGCGCCTGCTCGCGGCGCGATACCCCGACGTGCCGCGCGGCGCGATCGGCTTCTCGCTCGGCGGTAACGCCATGCTCAAGCTGCTCGGCGAGCTCGGCCCCGATGCGACATCCCTCGTGTCCGCCGCCGCTGCCGTATCCGTGCCCTACGACCTCGGTGCCGGCGCGGACTGGCTCGACCAGTCACGCATAGGCCGCTTCTACACGGCGCGCTTCATCGCATCGCTCGTGGCGAAGGCGGAGGCGAAAGCGGCTCAGCTGGACGGCATCTGCGACATCGACCGCATCCGTGCGTCCCGGTCCTTCCGCGACTTCGATGACGCCGCGACAGCGCCCATTCACGGCTTTGCCGATGCGACGGACTATTACACGCGCTCCAGCTCGCTGCACTACCTGCCGGCCATCCGGGTGCCCACGCTGCTGCTGCACGCCGCCGATGATCCGTTCCTGCCGACCTCCCACTTTCCGCACGCGCAGGTCGGCGCAAACCCCCACCTCACGGCTGTGGTTACGGAGGAGGGCGGCCACGTCGGATTCATCGAGGGCGCGCCCTGGCGACCGCGGTACTGGGCCGAGGAACAGGCTGCGGCGTTCCTCGCGGTAAGGCTGGGGGAGCACACGGCCGCTGGCAGCCAGGCCTCCGAACCGGACGCATCTCGTTGA